From the Nodularia sphaerocarpa UHCC 0038 genome, the window GTATCAAATAGCCATTGCGCCTCTTCTTTAGAAAGTTTGAGAAAATCAACTCGCTTCAATATCTCGTGGATTTTTTGACGCGCCATATCTGCATCTTGCCAAAAAACAGGTCGCCAGTTGACATCCAGAATAATCTTCAGGTCGTATTGTTCTGCTAATTTCAAAGCGCGGTGAATTGCCTGCTCACTTTCAGGGTAAGCTAATTCCAGAGTACCCAATACCAGAAAGTCAGCCTCTTGAAACAGTGATTCTGGCAATTTTTTCGCTTGTAAGCGGGTATCAGCAAATTCAGAAGTGTCAAACTCACCAAATCCGGCAAAATTGCGATCGCCTGCCAAATCCCGCACCACATAAACTTGCCTCGTGGGTGCTGTAGAATAGCGTTGCACCCCTGTTGTATCTACACCAACTGCTTCTAAAAGCTTAACTAGCTGATTCCCTGGCTCATCTTCACCAACAGCCCCAATAAAACCTGCGGAAGTTCCCAGTTTTACCAAAGCACAAGCCACATTAGCAGGCGCGCCCCCTGGGTAAGGAGTCCAGGACTTCACCTCTTCTAGCGTTAGCCCCAATTGGTCAGCTAAACAATCAAACAAAATTTCACCAAGGCACAAAACACGGGGATTGCTCATTTCATGAATCCAGAATCTGGGGTTTGCAATTTTGAGTTAGCAACTCCAGTATAAAATATACAACACTCTTCACTCATCTGTCGCCAGTCCTAAACTCAAGAAAATAGCATCTTTTGCTACTCTCATCCCCAATGTATCCTCCCTTTACTCAGCTTGTATATATGTAATTTCACGGCTTTATTTTAAAACAAAGTTTTAAAATTTACTAATATTCAATACATATTCCCATCACAGCAAAATCTAAAGAAAATCTAGTCAATTTCATACTGCCATAACTTAAAACCCCTCCTCACAAAAGAATCTTCTAGAATTAAAAGAGGATTAAGTACATATACCAAGGGAGGATAGAAAAACTTATGGCTGGTGGCGCGTCTGGGACCCCTGTTAGTCTGTCAGACAGAGAACTGCAAATTATCGACCTAGTGGCCGCTGGCTTAACTAACCAAGATATTGCAGTCAAACTGGAGATTAGCAAACGCACAGTTGATAACCATATCAGCAATATTCTCACAAAAACCCAAACCGACAACCGAGTGGCTCTCGTCCGTTGGGCTTTGCAGTGGGGTAAAATCTGCCTAGATGAAGTTAATTGCTGTCTTCTACCAATCAAAAAAGATGACACAATTTATTAGTCTGTACTAATTGTTCTTCATCTCACGCCTGTGTTTTTTTGGTGAATCTCTAGCGTAAATTCTCATCGGCATCGAAATCAAGTAACCATCAACAAAAATTAGTCACAATTTCCTGCCTCAAGCGTTACATTTATTAAATCTATTTGCTCCATCAGCGAGGAGAGCAGTCTTTTTATGAATACTTCCGCTTCTGTTCAAGGTAGTTCATCTACCTTTGATTTTTTTAGCTTTGATTTTACCACACCGCAACCAACACAAGATGCTGATTTACTCAGACAGCTATCATTCATCCCAGGTTTGAGAGAAATGATATTGCTGCGACAAGTTCACGCCCTAGAACACGCCACTGTTTGGGTTCTGAGTGAAGCCAACAGCGCCTATGCACCCAAAAGCAAACCCACAAAAGTACAAGTAGATAACGAACTATTAGGAGGCTTATCCACAGAAAAAGGATTCTACCTTTACGGTGAAGTAAACATCAGTGACTTGCGGCGCGCGGTAACACTCGGCTTAAATCGTCTCATCAATGGTGAATGGGACTTAGCCGTACATCCTCGCTGTGGCACAAATGCATCAGTTGCCATGCTGTTAACAGCCGGACTAGTTGTCAGTGTAAATCTCTTATTACCATTCCGACCAATTGAGCAATTAATCGGTTTAGGAATAGCCGCCACCACAGCCGCAGAACTCGCACCCGATTTAGGTTCCATAGCCCAGCGCTACCTCACCACAGCCATTCCCTTTAACCTAGCAATTGAAAATATTACTCTGACTCGTGACCTTTGGGGACGACAAGGACATTTCGTCAAAGTCAGCTGGCAAGATTAAACTACAAATACATTCATCTGTGTTTATCTGTGGTTGCCGATTTCTGCCATTTCTCTCACTCAAGTACCAACCGCCATCACAAAAATATTTTGATGAGAAAGCTTTACTTTTTAGTTCCAGGTACTCATGGCAAATTTGCCTGCGGTGGACTTTGGGCAGAATTAAAAACAGTTAAACTAGCGCAGCAAATCTGTAGTGCTGATGTCGTCACTTATCGCCAAAGAGAAACAGACCAGCTATTTATTGATGATTTGCTCACAGAAAAAAATTTAGATGAAGCCATTTTTGTGATTAGTTGGGGATTTGATATAGCCCAACTAGCAGCCAAACTCAAGCAATATAACGTTATTTACCATGCCCACAGCGCAGGTTACAAATTTCGCCTCCCTGCGAGTATTCCCATCATCACAGTTAGCCGCAACACAATGGGATATTGGGGACAGAAATCGCCTAATTCTCTGATTTATTATTTGCCCAATCAAATTAGTAACGAATTTGAAAATCTACACCTTGAGCGAGATATTGATGTTTTAGTTCAAGCCCGAAAATCTTCAGAATATTTAATGCAAGAATTGATTCCGGCGTTGCAGAAACAGTGTAAACTAAAATTAGTTGATTCTTATGTAGAAGATTTACCTGGGCTATTTAATCAAGCCAAGATTTACCTGTATGACTCTGCCGAATATTGGGCGCAACAGCTTGTCAGTGAAGGCTTTGGACTACAACCAATGGAAGCCCTTGCTTGTGGTTGTCAGGTCTTTTCCAGTGTCAACGGTGGACTTTCCGATTATTTAGATCCAGGATTTAATTGCTATAAAATCGCCGGATACTCAAAAGAGTATGATGTTCAACGTGTAATTAAGGCGCTGAAATCTTCACAAACTATCAA encodes:
- a CDS encoding DUF6391 domain-containing protein; the encoded protein is MNTSASVQGSSSTFDFFSFDFTTPQPTQDADLLRQLSFIPGLREMILLRQVHALEHATVWVLSEANSAYAPKSKPTKVQVDNELLGGLSTEKGFYLYGEVNISDLRRAVTLGLNRLINGEWDLAVHPRCGTNASVAMLLTAGLVVSVNLLLPFRPIEQLIGLGIAATTAAELAPDLGSIAQRYLTTAIPFNLAIENITLTRDLWGRQGHFVKVSWQD
- a CDS encoding glycosyltransferase — encoded protein: MRKLYFLVPGTHGKFACGGLWAELKTVKLAQQICSADVVTYRQRETDQLFIDDLLTEKNLDEAIFVISWGFDIAQLAAKLKQYNVIYHAHSAGYKFRLPASIPIITVSRNTMGYWGQKSPNSLIYYLPNQISNEFENLHLERDIDVLVQARKSSEYLMQELIPALQKQCKLKLVDSYVEDLPGLFNQAKIYLYDSAEYWAQQLVSEGFGLQPMEALACGCQVFSSVNGGLSDYLDPGFNCYKIAGYSKEYDVQRVIKALKSSQTINLPEEFFAEYRTENIIQRFQVILAELNEFFDHKIHFSGNIQDLSPTRVAKLRIQRIYKKIRQKYF
- a CDS encoding carbohydrate kinase family protein produces the protein MSNPRVLCLGEILFDCLADQLGLTLEEVKSWTPYPGGAPANVACALVKLGTSAGFIGAVGEDEPGNQLVKLLEAVGVDTTGVQRYSTAPTRQVYVVRDLAGDRNFAGFGEFDTSEFADTRLQAKKLPESLFQEADFLVLGTLELAYPESEQAIHRALKLAEQYDLKIILDVNWRPVFWQDADMARQKIHEILKRVDFLKLSKEEAQWLFDTTDPGAITYRMDTIDGVLVTDGEHGCSYCLGENEGNLPSYPIEVVDTTGAGDSFLAGFTHQLGIHGIQGLQDAETAKKVVAYANAVGALTTIKPGAIASQPTAAEVDAFLASHQV
- a CDS encoding helix-turn-helix domain-containing protein produces the protein MAGGASGTPVSLSDRELQIIDLVAAGLTNQDIAVKLEISKRTVDNHISNILTKTQTDNRVALVRWALQWGKICLDEVNCCLLPIKKDDTIY